One part of the Streptomyces sp. NBC_00286 genome encodes these proteins:
- a CDS encoding RNA polymerase sigma factor: MDTNADEQRFTELYTRHRTAVERYIRRRVVPDEVADVLSEVFLAAWRRLDEIPHAKALPWLYGTARRTLANAHRADRRRGSLVELLASQPWQHPHDHAESQSERMALALAFEALSDSDQEILRLSVWEALPSREAAVVLGCSPATFHVRLHRARSRLRQRLVDVRTAEQNDGDPPAQRSTRTSIGRADA, translated from the coding sequence GTGGACACCAACGCAGACGAGCAGCGCTTCACCGAGTTGTACACCCGGCATCGCACTGCCGTGGAGCGCTACATACGCCGCCGGGTGGTGCCGGACGAGGTTGCCGACGTCCTGTCAGAGGTGTTCCTCGCAGCGTGGCGCCGACTCGATGAGATACCGCATGCCAAAGCCCTGCCATGGTTGTACGGCACAGCCCGGCGGACTCTCGCCAACGCCCACCGTGCCGACCGGCGTCGCGGCAGCCTGGTTGAGCTACTGGCATCCCAGCCGTGGCAGCACCCCCATGATCATGCCGAGTCGCAGAGTGAGCGCATGGCTCTGGCTCTGGCCTTCGAGGCACTCAGCGACTCCGATCAGGAGATCCTGCGTCTTTCCGTATGGGAGGCGTTGCCATCTCGTGAGGCCGCAGTAGTTCTTGGCTGCTCCCCCGCAACCTTCCACGTGCGCCTCCACCGGGCGCGATCCCGGCTGCGGCAGCGATTGGTGGACGTGCGGACCGCCGAACAGAACGACGGGGATCCGCCCGCGCAGCGAAGCACTCGGACGAGCATCGGGAGAGCAGATGCGTGA
- a CDS encoding helix-turn-helix domain-containing protein produces the protein MGPEHVAYGMQTSYGLPYVTPDLVAAWERGVAAPGNAELVALAGVLWCSPAELIGAPQTLREFRLARGIPAEDVAQAVGLELAVYLRMEERNEWRGNERASAALAEVLGLALPDLVTVSGRRPKLAELLRNACSTRWQAYVRPVSKLLPLDRRLVEDVLESLYMEYQLQMAPTMSWGNGTVAVEAGAARDYLDQVVDHFWSAVQRHAP, from the coding sequence ATGGGACCAGAGCATGTCGCGTACGGGATGCAGACCTCGTACGGACTGCCCTACGTGACACCCGACCTCGTCGCCGCCTGGGAGAGAGGCGTCGCGGCGCCCGGCAACGCCGAACTCGTCGCGCTCGCGGGCGTGTTGTGGTGTTCGCCTGCCGAACTCATCGGCGCGCCACAGACGTTGCGGGAGTTCCGGCTCGCGCGCGGTATCCCGGCGGAGGATGTCGCGCAGGCCGTCGGGCTCGAACTCGCCGTGTATCTGCGGATGGAGGAGAGAAACGAGTGGCGCGGCAACGAGCGTGCGTCCGCGGCCCTCGCCGAGGTGCTCGGCCTCGCGCTGCCGGATCTCGTCACCGTCAGCGGACGCCGCCCGAAGCTCGCCGAGCTGCTGCGCAACGCGTGCTCCACACGCTGGCAGGCGTACGTACGTCCCGTCAGCAAGCTGTTACCGCTGGACCGGCGGCTCGTGGAGGACGTACTCGAGTCGCTGTACATGGAGTACCAGCTGCAGATGGCGCCCACCATGAGCTGGGGCAACGGGACGGTCGCGGTTGAAGCGGGCGCGGCCCGGGACTACCTGGACCAGGTCGTCGACCACTTCTGGTCCGCCGTCCAGCGCCACGCCCCATGA
- a CDS encoding helix-turn-helix domain-containing protein: MPTRPAPTERQKRLGAELRKMRLAAGRTTEYAAGLLGLDRTKVSNMESGIRATSPERIRILASNYDCADKAYVDALVAMADVRKRGWWEQFRGSLPQGLLDVAELEWFAPRLRSYQTVHIPGLLQLGEYARAIFAAALPPLPKSEVELRVVQRMRRQQVLDNDQPVEYVAYVHEWALRMQFGGRRATREQLLHVCEASERENVELRVLPVEAGAFPGAGHAVLYAEGAVPQLDTVHLDSAHGGEFTHSEAQLAKYRAHMDWWHAHTLSPKDSRDLIQTIVRQL, encoded by the coding sequence ATGCCGACACGGCCAGCGCCGACGGAACGTCAGAAGCGGCTGGGTGCCGAGCTGCGCAAGATGCGGCTCGCGGCCGGCCGGACCACGGAGTACGCCGCAGGGCTACTCGGGCTGGACCGCACGAAGGTGTCCAACATGGAGTCGGGTATCCGTGCTACCTCGCCCGAACGGATCCGGATACTCGCCAGCAACTACGACTGCGCGGACAAGGCGTACGTCGACGCGCTGGTCGCCATGGCCGACGTACGCAAGCGGGGCTGGTGGGAGCAATTCAGGGGTTCACTCCCCCAAGGGCTGCTGGACGTCGCCGAGTTGGAGTGGTTCGCCCCACGACTGCGGAGCTATCAGACCGTGCACATCCCCGGGCTGCTGCAACTCGGCGAGTACGCCCGCGCCATCTTCGCCGCCGCGCTGCCGCCGCTACCCAAGTCAGAGGTCGAACTCCGCGTCGTACAGCGCATGCGACGGCAGCAGGTACTCGACAACGACCAGCCCGTCGAGTACGTCGCGTACGTGCACGAGTGGGCCCTGCGAATGCAGTTCGGCGGGCGCCGAGCGACTCGCGAGCAGCTGCTGCACGTGTGCGAGGCATCCGAGCGGGAGAACGTCGAGTTGCGCGTACTTCCCGTCGAGGCCGGGGCGTTCCCCGGTGCTGGGCACGCGGTGCTGTACGCCGAGGGCGCCGTACCCCAACTGGACACCGTCCACCTGGACTCCGCGCACGGCGGCGAGTTCACCCACTCCGAGGCCCAACTCGCCAAGTACCGGGCTCACATGGACTGGTGGCATGCTCACACGCTGAGCCCGAAGGACTCGCGCGACCTCATCCAGACCATCGTCCGCCAACTCTGA
- a CDS encoding PPOX class F420-dependent oxidoreductase, producing MSSIDGHIRERLLAPNFWHLATVAPDGTPQVSPMWADIEDSYVMVNTSIGRVKIDNLRRNPYVSLSHHDAENPYDRVEIRGRVVRFVEGEVAERAMDRLAQKYIGEDRYPWLLPGEQRVMLLIEPTRVRHVVGVERFRPGVLPEGSA from the coding sequence ATGAGCAGCATCGACGGCCACATTCGCGAGCGGCTCCTGGCGCCGAACTTCTGGCATCTGGCGACGGTCGCACCGGACGGCACACCGCAGGTTTCGCCCATGTGGGCGGATATCGAGGACTCGTACGTCATGGTCAACACGTCGATCGGCCGCGTAAAGATCGACAACTTGCGGCGCAATCCGTACGTTTCGCTGTCCCATCATGACGCCGAGAACCCCTACGACCGGGTGGAGATCCGGGGGCGGGTCGTACGTTTCGTCGAGGGCGAGGTGGCTGAGCGGGCCATGGACCGGCTGGCCCAGAAGTACATCGGCGAGGACCGCTATCCGTGGCTGCTTCCCGGGGAGCAGCGGGTGATGCTGCTGATCGAGCCGACGCGGGTGCGGCATGTGGTGGGGGTGGAGAGGTTCCGGCCTGGGGTGCTGCCGGAGGGCTCCGCTTGA
- a CDS encoding CU044_5270 family protein produces the protein MRDMKEALRALDPAGLAGADETASQAQARLEAIVGTPRPVLAARTRDRRSRRWVLAGVSVAASVAIGLVVADPFGSTAQPAYAVTPRPLSYQPADRPADQVLEEIALRVASLPDDRPATWSVERFVQESWSLSTRVDGLQVTSAVIPEYRVTWEKPDGSSRWTVKTLPPQFQNTEQRKTWEAAGAVGDAPEESSGSAPSTTPAGEPPSTPGGMQKWLATGQTLLTPGLAFEVVPERFMDHVFSPAQRAALLRVLKNMDGIVYAGVVRDRAGREGQAFSLTSDFGGLPNKRTLVFDPSTGSLLAYEEELTSDPGALNVKTPAVIDYSTFLTAERLP, from the coding sequence ATGCGTGACATGAAGGAAGCGCTGCGTGCACTGGATCCGGCCGGACTGGCGGGTGCGGACGAGACCGCCAGTCAGGCGCAGGCCCGACTGGAAGCGATCGTTGGTACACCGCGCCCGGTACTCGCAGCCCGTACTCGTGACCGCCGGTCGAGGCGCTGGGTGCTTGCCGGGGTCTCTGTGGCCGCCTCTGTGGCCATCGGGTTGGTCGTGGCCGACCCGTTCGGCTCAACAGCCCAGCCTGCCTACGCTGTTACACCACGGCCGCTGTCGTACCAGCCTGCCGACAGGCCAGCCGATCAGGTCCTCGAAGAGATCGCTCTTCGTGTCGCGAGCCTCCCGGACGACCGGCCCGCTACCTGGTCGGTCGAGCGCTTCGTCCAGGAGAGTTGGTCACTGTCCACTCGCGTCGATGGCCTGCAGGTCACCTCTGCGGTGATCCCGGAGTACCGAGTGACGTGGGAGAAGCCGGATGGCTCCAGCCGTTGGACCGTGAAGACGCTGCCACCGCAATTCCAGAACACCGAACAGCGGAAAACCTGGGAGGCTGCTGGCGCAGTCGGCGATGCCCCCGAGGAATCGTCCGGCAGCGCACCGTCCACGACACCAGCCGGTGAGCCGCCCTCCACTCCGGGGGGCATGCAGAAATGGCTGGCCACGGGGCAGACTTTATTGACCCCTGGCCTCGCGTTCGAGGTCGTGCCCGAGCGGTTCATGGATCACGTGTTCTCCCCTGCCCAGCGGGCCGCCCTGCTGCGTGTCCTCAAGAACATGGATGGAATCGTCTACGCAGGCGTGGTGCGGGACCGAGCAGGCAGGGAGGGGCAGGCCTTCTCCCTGACAAGCGACTTCGGCGGTCTCCCAAACAAGCGGACGCTGGTATTCGACCCCTCCACCGGATCTCTCCTCGCTTACGAGGAAGAGCTGACCAGCGATCCAGGCGCCCTCAACGTGAAGACGCCGGCAGTCATCGACTATTCGACGTTTCTGACAGCCGAGCGTCTCCCTTGA